From one Stigmatopora nigra isolate UIUO_SnigA chromosome 8, RoL_Snig_1.1, whole genome shotgun sequence genomic stretch:
- the LOC144200114 gene encoding ATP-sensitive inward rectifier potassium channel 1-like, with protein sequence MFGPLSKYLQDYLAERRSRRTRLVTKDGRCNIEYGNIKYSKHFAFLADFWTTFAEIRGRFVLFFFIASFTLSWFIFGLLWYWIARSNGDLSWQEPPVNHTPCVDNVDGLTTAFLYSLETQTTIGYGGRALTPVCPGAVALLIIQSLLGAIVNCFMCGIILFKISLPKKRAKTISFSDMAVISPKNGTLCLSIRVANLRKTLMIGSQIYGKLLRTTNTADGETIIMDQVNIDFMMDAGKDNLFFVCPLTLYHVINKSSPFFEMAVDTLHKKEFELVVFLDGTAESTSSSCQVRTSFIPQEIMWGYNFLPIISRSKEGKYRVDFSNFSKVVPAATAHCAYCFHNIKGHHHHFKDGLDNQGFEVIDIHDPSTITKM encoded by the coding sequence ATGTTTGGACCGCTCAGCAAGTATCTCCAAGACTACCTGGCTGAGCGAAGGAGTCGTAGGACCAGGCTGGTGACCAAAGATGGCCGTTGCAACATTGAATATGGAAACATCAAGTACAGTAAACACTTTGCTTTCCTGGCCGATTTCTGGACGACGTTTGCGGAGATCCGCGGGCGTTTCGTACTCTTCTTTTTCATCGCCTCTTTTACACTGAGCTGGTTCATTTTTGGCCTGCTCTGGTACTGGATTGCTCGTAGTAATGGAGATCTGAGCTGGCAGGAGCCTCCTGTAAACCACACGCCTTGTGTCGATAATGTCGACGGACTCACTACTGCGTTCCTATATTCACTTGAAACTCAAACAACCATTGGGTACGGTGGCCGAGCCCTGACTCCTGTGTGCCCAGGAGCTGTCGCCCTTCTCATCATCCAATCTCTCCTTGGAGCAATTGTCAACTGTTTCATGTGCGGAATCATCTTATTCAAAATTTCTTTGCCTAAAAAGAGGGCTAAGACCATTTCATTTAGTGATATGGCAGTTATTAGCCCAAAGAATGGCACGCTTTGCTTGTCAATTCGTGTTGCCAACCTTCGCAAGACCCTTATGATTGGAAGCCAGATCTACGGTAAATTACTCAGAACAACCAATACAGCAGACGGCGAAACAATCATCATGGACCAGGTTAACATTGATTTTATGATGGACGCTGGAAAGGACAACCTTTTCTTTGTGTGTCCGCTCACACTTTATCACGTTATTAATAAAAGTAGCCCTTTCTTTGAGATGGCTGTGGATACATTACACAAGAAAGAATTTGAACTAGTTGTTTTCCTGGACGGTACAGCCGAGTCCACCAGCTCTTCATGCCAGGTCCGAACCTCGTTTATTCCTCAGGAGATTATGTGGGGCTACAATTTCCTGCCTATCATCTCACGTAGCAAAGAAGGTAAATACAGGGTGGATTTCTCCAACTTTTCCAAGGTTGTGCCTGCGGCCACTGCACACTGTGCGTACTGTTTCCACAACATCAAAGGTCATCACCACCATTTCAAAGATGGACTTGACAACCAAGGCTTTGAGGTGATTGATATCCATGATCCTTCAACTATCACCAAGATGTAA